The genomic stretch atgccatgattagatatgattatgttatgtttcatgctatgctgtaagagatgatatgccatgattagatatgattatgttatgtttcatgctatgctttaagagcttgatatgccatgccatcttatgatgatactgtgatatgccatgattagctatgattatgttatgttgcatgatatgcttaaagagtatgatatgttatgccatgactagttgagataatgttatgttgagacattctttgattatgtgatgattttcgattttagtgagtaggaaaggaacttactgagccatgagtgctcatagcttactttccttgtaccacagataaaggaaaaagctggaagAGCTAAAGgaacagcaggagaggcaaggagatgtgtgtggctgtggctaggcaaccaaataagaacctgctttaagaacttttaagaattacgctttggtttcataaattgtagtactaaatgggtgacttgatgttatgttctatttatcttgttatcatgttatggaaaccatattagtgtagttcggatatgaaaataaaagaaaagttttattaatctaagaaaaattattttaagtctttcgctgtaatatgtacatagagtatcgtagccccgtcccttagggttagcagggagggcgggcgttacaggttggtatcagaaccaaagttattgccagctcactacacacacatcaagcctccgacctaccgctccaagtaagaatgcttatgtttaattttcttgttatatgttgatgcttaattttcatgttatataacttatgctttagtttcatgttttgcttgtttatgtttgatgctttattccatgcttttagttataatttagattaggattacgtaTTGGTAgcttaggaataataccataacaaatagatagaaacaaaacagtacattagatgggctaaaaacgataaccacttacactagtctgtttgtccttatttagataaacatggttaggacacgcaatgcccgaaccggagggacagcgactccaccagacctgacgcaggtagtcgcagacctccagcatcaaatcacggagcaacaacagctgatcactaccttaatgggtcagcaaggcaacccagttaccccacccaccggcaaatcagaatgcactaccggttatacctacagccgcgccagtggccccggcagcccctattccgatggtccgacaagaggcctatctgattcagtggcaaaggctcaagccggaagcattctggggaaactgcgaaccatgggatgcacaagcctggctcaagaccgtggaaagcataatggaactactggattggcctgaacacgagaaggtcaaatgcgcgtcgttctgccttaccggagatgcccggatgtggtgggacagagtaaaggcgaaaagacaaataaaccaaatgccgtggacggattttgagacagagttcttagaggaattcttccacatgcaagtgaccaacaagcactatgatgagttcactgagttccggcaaggtgatctgtcagttaacgaagccgtcaagaaattcaaccgcctagcacgtctgtgcccagaactgatccgtactgaaaaagaaagggtccggttaatgttaaagatgctccgacccgagatagctctgaacatagccggcggagttaatagaccgtagactgcagaggagctagtcagcagtgccctaattaccgagcactacctgaaagcaatgaacaagggcatgaaccaagcactgaccggaggacaaaaatcgcacaataccagaactgactggaaaggaaactcaagtggaaagaggaaacagtggaataaaacaaaaggtggtccggccaataagcagaccaagtaccctcagtgtgccacatgtgggaagatgcattctggagtatgtctcctaagtaccagaaagtgctataactgcggaaaggaaggccatctagcgagaaattgcccaactcaacctcaggcaccacctccgcagaactttcagaacaggagtgcccccacacagcttcaccagatgcaagttgccatagaagggacttcaatcagccaaggaagattggaagcccctcccgctatgacgaacgccagagtctactctctcgctcaggatgacgtggcgaacgcctctactgtcatcacaggtcagctatctaattttagtcagtatgctagaatttttattcaatgcgaaagcgaactgatgagggaatccatcgagaaactgaaacatgtttcgtatccgttagttgaaaccatgtccggacgactctctaccctcaccataacaccaacgttatttgagaacatgttagagaagcaaaccagggacccgagccttcaaagaattaaacaagagaccgcaggaggaaagaatgacgggttccgtatcgcagacgatggaatattatacctcagggatcgattatgtattccagaggatccagagttgcgaaagaagatactggaagaagcccatacaacgccttatgcaatgcacccgggttccactaagatgtaccaggacctgaaaaagaaattttggtggtccggtatgaaaagagaagtggctcagtacgtcagtacttgtctgacgtgccaaagggtaaaagctgaacaccagagacccggcggattattacaacctgtccaaattccagaatggaaatgggaagaaatctccatggatttcatttcaggtctacccaggacgacaaacggatatgatgctatatgggtgatcgtggacagattgacgaagtctgcacactttttggcgatcaagatgacttattcaactgaacaactagctcagctatatgttaaggaaatcgtcaaattacatggtatccctaaaaccattatttctgatagagacggacgttttgtctcgcacttttgggagtgtgttcagaaggccctcggcacgaagttgttgtttagcacaaccttccacccacagactgatgggcagattgaaagagtaaatcaaatattggaggataaGTTAAGaacttgtgccctggacttcaaggggagctggtgccgatatttatacttggcagaattcgcctacaataatatctaccaagctactattggaatggcaccttacgaagctctatatgggaggaagtgtaggtcccctatatgctggtatgagaggggtgaaaagaaggaaatggggttccgaacgaaacttattgatgacaccacccgagctatacaaaagatccgtcaacgaatagaaatTGCTCAGAgttggcagaagaattatgccgataaacggcgcaggccgctagaattcaacatcggagacttggtattccttaaagtatcccccatgaaagggataatgaggttcggaaagaagagcaagttaagcccacgatacgtaggaccgtaccggattttagaaagagtgggccaagtcgcatacagactagaactacctccatacatggcagccattcacaatgtgttccatgtatcgatgctcaagaagtgtattcccagcacagatcaagtaattgagccacgGTCGGTgcaggttcaagaggacctaagttatgaaagtagacctattcaaatcttggaccgagaagtcaagaggttaaggaacaacgagatacccttagtaaaggttctatggcggaatcaacgatttgaagaagccacctgggaacgcgaggacgatatgaaacaaaagtacccggagctattttaaagttcgaggatgaactttttatgaggtacggggtactgtaacacccactaagcttttaagataagcatatgaatgtaggattttgccttagaaaaataataagaagtgggttaaagcaaaaagaaataaaatgaaacaaaaagaagaggaggtcaagaattgaaccttgaacctcttatattataatttataggattaattagtagaaaccaattgggatagagataagatattgatagcaaaggagggaaactcatgataagggtgagagtaaaagttagccaaaagaaaaaaagaaaagagcaaaagaaaggcaacttgccttccttctttctctccctctttctttcttcattttgccgaaaatttaagagggaattaaagggattcatttccccttatttcatcatgaatggtgagaataaattagaaaataaaataaataaaagaaaaatagaaaatgggttaagggagaaggaaagcaaaaatcaaatttgctacctcttcccccttaacataaaagggagcaagaaaagagaaggttatttttctctcatttcctcatcctccctctccctcaccgaacaccacttccctctcctccatcttcggccccaagccaaggttttctcctaagaaagcctaagatacaaggaggacttagcaagaggaacaagggaaaggaactagaagaagaggctacttcttccatcaccataccttagatccacaagagaaaaggatgtaagcttcccctcacctgtggtacaaggctttgtatgtgattttcggattttatgaggattagaaaaccttgaaaagaatttaagaaaattcggccaaagaagagttttcaaatctaggaaggtttaaacaagtcctcatttcatgatatttttctatgctatgtaggaaggtttttccttcatgtttttatacctatatgatgcttgatcagaggagtacctaaccctaggatttcggccaaaaatattttcaaaaggttagagaaatcattgtttaaccaaactagtacaagatttcccccatgaactactaagggtcttttaatggttttcttgcttgaaagttacttggaaccaaaggaaatccactcatatgcttcagccaagaaaaagggcttacagttaggaagacctttaaatttaagtaaccatgtttgtatgatagaatatagagttctcttaaagaattgcatgttgaatattgctagaaattcatgaactcttattttagattttcggtcatgataagatggatagcttagaaaagcttaaacaaaattttaacatactCAAGACCTatgtaatattatgatatggaagttttttgatgctcttatgcttaattagagtatagaaaatttagttacatgatatatgacatgtaagatcacaagggtcctagcttgtttatgaaccaactttgtatatgatgttcttagtaatttttaccatgaaacttacttaggttttccatgctttaggccacttaaaacctagtttagggattggtatgtttcggccatgaggaaaaataaaagaaaaagggaaggaaacctaggaagcctaagacacaattcacatgtatgtttattatgcttgtctttatatatgctatgaaacttgtaagacttcttatgcttttaggctatttgaagcaagatTATACACTGATGAATCTCggtcaagtagggtttaaaagacctagaagccttagaattgaaaccaatggtgttaaaaatgcttcttatggaaatatgataatatgttgattgtgtcacatgcatgtataatttttccatgacctaaatgggtcattgtatgtttcggccatgaagggatagatgccctagaaaccctagaacaaaaattaaatatgcttatgtcactctacatgaaatatgataagtagaaaaccaaagttctcatgctatatgttatttagtgacctaaatgaggctagggtaagtttcggtcatacctattgtatgatgtcttattatgaatttatacatgatgttagttcaagttcacatgcttgtatacttgtttttagccctaaggaatacttgttaaaagtttggccatgacatatgttaagggcttgaagaacttagtaactagctcaaatgtgcttactatgttacttggaaaaaaatgctataaatatggtttaaggtttccatgctttcttgacatttgagaccttgtttcacacctgatagggtttggccacatgagtttagggacttggagaacttagaaaccaagttaatcatgcttataatgcttcctatgaaattgatgtgatgataatttaggttccacatgcttggaggttgtttttacctaaattgagatctaagggggttcatCCATGATAataacccaagggattaggaagcttagaacccaagttaactatgttaccatgtttcttatgttagtataatcacatgatacacccttatgcgtaaacatgtatgcttgtgatttatactttccatgatatgatatgtgcttagaaatatgcatgctttgttGATATgtgatgtgcttagaatatgcatgctttcatgatatgctatgtggatagaagtatgcatgcttgatgatatgctttatgcttaagatatgcatgtttttatgatctatgcctaagtgatgcataatattatgatatgatgtatgcctaagtgatgcatatctttatgacatgttgtatgcctaagtgatgcatatttttatgatatgatagatgcctaagtgatgcatacctttatgacatgatgtatgcctaagtgatgcatacttttatgatatgatggatgcctaagtgatgcatacctttatgacatgatgtatgcctaagtgatgcatacttttatgatatgatgtgtgcctaagtgatgcatgcttttatgatgtatgatatgtataagtatggcatgtactttactttatgtggcttgtagcAAGGgtgtgggctccataagcgccccggggtcgatggaataagactcgggcctcgttagggatgggctcctaagtgcccctaggtcgatggagtaagactcaggcctagtatgtttgccttgtagggttcaagacttgctaccttggacataCATAGGTtacgcgcaatatgtaagtggtacatagccgggatcccctttaagttgagattatgttcaagtatatatgtaagaagaaatggttttaaagatcatgagacacacacatgtttttcggatacatgttttcaaaatcatattgcatataccttatgatcatgttgtgatgatgctttgatttatgatatgccatgattagatatgattatgttatgtttcatgctatgctgtaagagatgatatgtcatgattagatatgattatgttatgtttcatgctatgctttaagagcttgatatgccatgccatcttatgatgatactgtgatatgccatgattagctatgattatgttatgttgcatgatatgcttaaagagtatgatatgttatgccatgactagttgagatcatgttatgttgagacattctttgattatgtgatgattttcgattttagtgagtaggaaaggaacttactgagccatgagtgctcatagcttactttccttgtaccacagataaaggaaaaagctggatgagctaaaggagcagcaggagaggcaaggagatgtgtgtggttgtggctaggcaaccaaataagaacctgctttaagaacttttaagaattacgctttggtttcataaattgtagtactaaatgggtgacttgatgttatgttctatttatcttgttatcatgttatggaaaccatattagtgtagttcggatatgaaaacaaaagaaaagttttattaatctaagaaaaattattttaagtcttccgctgtaatatgtacataaagtatcgtagccccgtcccttagggttagcagggagggcgggcgttacataacgacactgtttcagcaACGGTGTAAAATTGATGTACTATGAAtataccttgacaactacccatgttggttgttatTTCCCTTGACACTTTGAATTTGCCGAGCTCAAACACCCATTCCTTATCAATTACATGTTACACTCAAAATTTATCTTGTACACAAAATCGCCAAAGAAACTTTAGCGACGGAACTGCAATAGGGGAAAAGATTGTTATTATACATGGCTCATAGTAATTGTTAACCTCGGTTTGTCACGACAAGGAAAGAATAACTACCACAAAAACACTATTGGTGAGCAACTTTCAATCAACTTTACATGTTGAAATATCTAAGAGCTTTACAAATTTTGATGGCCAGTTTATAAACCCAACTTCTTGTTCAAAAGAGTAGGTCCCAAAACTGAACCGCCAGGAACCTCAGTTCATAGGAGGGGAATTAGTATACCATATTTGGGATGATTTCTATATCCAGGCTAGAGAACCTCGATCATTTGCCACTTGAGGTCTGCCTCGGGTAGGCATGGCTGGTCTATTGGCATTAATTTCCTGAGGAGATAAACAATTTTGTTTCCAAGTCATAAAGAATGCAGATAGATGCAAAAATAAAGTGCAAACATCAAAAGAGTTAACGCAGCAATACTTGCATCCATGTATCCTCAATATGACGTTCCGGTGATGTTTCAGGAGAATGGAAGGCAGGAGGTAAGGGATGAATTAGCTTTGGGGCAACCACAAGATCTCGTCCGAAAACCAAAATTGCCCCCGTGTTATTTGTTGTTCCTGGATATATGGATTGAAAGAAAATTAGGAGAATTAATAGACAAATAATAGACTGAGCAAAGCTATGGATCCTCACCACAATAGTTAGTTGCAGAGAAAAGAGTGATTAAATGGCCCTGAGCAAATCGTTCAAAACCATCCATGACACACTCATGTGCCCTTACTATCAACTGGAGGTCATTATTTTTGCAGAACTCAATAACTAACTCGGTCAGGTTGTCACATCAAAAGATCAAAAATTTGAAACCATTGTATAGGAATTGAGTAGAAAATGGTCCGAGCCAAACATATAATCACTCACCCCAAAAGTAACCAAGCCAGGCCCCCTGGCATTTGGTCTTAACCCCTCAACACTGTCGTTCTCTGTTGGATCAGACCTGTATGAATAAGAAACAGGAAATAGTTATTCATAGAAATAAGgtatttctatttagttatttatttgtttgACCATAGCAGATCCATAAGAACTATTGCACCAGTTTCCATTGTGATAGGTCGTTGAAGGTTTTCGATCTGCTCTACATGATTTATGGAATGACCAATACCACCATGCATGCAGATAACTTTCTTCTCCATTAAAGCAGCTAAAGGAAACCAATTAAACAATCTGTTAATACGATGCCATGCCCAGATTCTATCTTGTTCTCCCTGTTTCCAAACAATAAACAATGATATGGAACATAATTTTTTCTTGATAAAGTAAATAATGACAGCAAATAGAAATTAGTG from Zingiber officinale cultivar Zhangliang chromosome 5B, Zo_v1.1, whole genome shotgun sequence encodes the following:
- the LOC121986678 gene encoding serine/threonine-protein phosphatase BSL3-like; translated protein: IEFCKNNDLQLIVRAHECVMDGFERFAQGHLITLFSATNYCGTTNNTGAILVFGRDLVVAPKLIHPLPPAFHSPETSPERHIEDTWMQEINANRPAMPTRGRPQVANDRGSLAWI